A section of the Delphinus delphis chromosome 1, mDelDel1.2, whole genome shotgun sequence genome encodes:
- the GPN2 gene encoding GPN-loop GTPase 2 isoform X2: MAGAAPTTAFGQAVIGPPGSGKTTYCLGMSEFLRALGRRVAVVNLDPANEGLPYECAVDVGELVGLGDVMDALQLGPNGGLLYCMEYLEANLDWLRAKLDPLRGHYFLFDCPGQLTAVHLVDSHYCTDPAKFISVLCTSLATMLHVELPHVNLLSKMDLIEHYGKLAFNLDYYTEVLDLSYLLDHLASDPFFRHYRQLNEKLVQLIEDYSLVSFIPLNIQDKESIQRVLQAVDKANGYCFGVQEQRSLEAVMSAAVGADFHFSSTLGLQEKYLAPSEQSVEQEAMQL, from the exons ATGGCGGGGGCCGCTCCGACCACGGCCTTTGGGCAGGCGGTTATTGGCCCTCCGGGCTCGGGGAAGACCACGTACTGCCTGGGCATGAGTGAGTTCCTGCGCGCGCTGGGCCGGCGTGTGGCGGTGGTGAACCTGGACCCGGCCAATGAGGGGCTGCCGTACGAGTGCGCCGTGGACGTGGGCGAGCTGGTGGGGCTGGGCGACGTGATGGACGCGCTGCAGCTGGGGCCCAACGGCGGCCTGCTGTACTGCATGGAGTACCTGGAGGCCAACCTGGACTGGTTGCGTGCCAAGCTCGACCCCCTCCGCGGCCACTACTTCCTCTTCGACTGCCCTGGCCAG ctgACTGCTGTCCACCTGGTGGATTCTCACTATTGCACAGACCCTGCCAAGTTCATTTCGGTACTGTGTACCTCCCTGGCCACCATGCTGCATGTGGAGCTGCCCCATGTCAATCTCCTCTCCAAGATGGACCTCATTGAACACTATGGGAAGCTGG CCTTCAACCTGGACTACTACACAGAGGTCCTGGACCTCTCCTACCTGCTTGACCACCTGGCTTCTGATCCTTTCTTCCGCCACTACCGTCAGCTCAATGAGAAACTGGTGCAGCTCATCGAAGACTACAGCCTGGTCTCCTTCATCCCTCTCAACATCCAG gaCAAGGAGAGTATCCAGCGGGTCCTGCAGGCTGTGGATAAAGCCAATGGCTACTGCTTTGGGGTCCAGGAGCAGCGGAGCCTGGAGGCTGTGATGTCTGCCGCGGTGGGAGCTGACTTCCACTTCTCCTC
- the GPN2 gene encoding GPN-loop GTPase 2 isoform X1, producing MAGAAPTTAFGQAVIGPPGSGKTTYCLGMSEFLRALGRRVAVVNLDPANEGLPYECAVDVGELVGLGDVMDALQLGPNGGLLYCMEYLEANLDWLRAKLDPLRGHYFLFDCPGQVELCTHHGALRSIFSQMAQWDLRLTAVHLVDSHYCTDPAKFISVLCTSLATMLHVELPHVNLLSKMDLIEHYGKLAFNLDYYTEVLDLSYLLDHLASDPFFRHYRQLNEKLVQLIEDYSLVSFIPLNIQDKESIQRVLQAVDKANGYCFGVQEQRSLEAVMSAAVGADFHFSSTLGLQEKYLAPSEQSVEQEAMQL from the exons ATGGCGGGGGCCGCTCCGACCACGGCCTTTGGGCAGGCGGTTATTGGCCCTCCGGGCTCGGGGAAGACCACGTACTGCCTGGGCATGAGTGAGTTCCTGCGCGCGCTGGGCCGGCGTGTGGCGGTGGTGAACCTGGACCCGGCCAATGAGGGGCTGCCGTACGAGTGCGCCGTGGACGTGGGCGAGCTGGTGGGGCTGGGCGACGTGATGGACGCGCTGCAGCTGGGGCCCAACGGCGGCCTGCTGTACTGCATGGAGTACCTGGAGGCCAACCTGGACTGGTTGCGTGCCAAGCTCGACCCCCTCCGCGGCCACTACTTCCTCTTCGACTGCCCTGGCCAGGTGGAGCTCTGCACGCACCACGGAGCCCTGCGCAGCATCTTCTCCCAGATGGCGCAGTGGGACCTCAGG ctgACTGCTGTCCACCTGGTGGATTCTCACTATTGCACAGACCCTGCCAAGTTCATTTCGGTACTGTGTACCTCCCTGGCCACCATGCTGCATGTGGAGCTGCCCCATGTCAATCTCCTCTCCAAGATGGACCTCATTGAACACTATGGGAAGCTGG CCTTCAACCTGGACTACTACACAGAGGTCCTGGACCTCTCCTACCTGCTTGACCACCTGGCTTCTGATCCTTTCTTCCGCCACTACCGTCAGCTCAATGAGAAACTGGTGCAGCTCATCGAAGACTACAGCCTGGTCTCCTTCATCCCTCTCAACATCCAG gaCAAGGAGAGTATCCAGCGGGTCCTGCAGGCTGTGGATAAAGCCAATGGCTACTGCTTTGGGGTCCAGGAGCAGCGGAGCCTGGAGGCTGTGATGTCTGCCGCGGTGGGAGCTGACTTCCACTTCTCCTC